Part of the Vicia villosa cultivar HV-30 ecotype Madison, WI unplaced genomic scaffold, Vvil1.0 ctg.006374F_1_1, whole genome shotgun sequence genome, TCTCAAGCTTCCCAAGACAACACATAGCACCTTTCTCCATCTTCCACTCTTCAAGATTAGGCAAATCACTCAAAACAAGTGACCTTAACTGAGGAAAACCTTTGCTACAACAAACCATTTTCTTTCCCAAAAACGAGTCAAGTTGCAACTCGAGCAACCGTAAATTCGGTAGCTTCTCCAATGTTGTCATTGGATCAACAACTAGTCCTGAGCCTTGTAGCTTAAGCTTTGCAAGTTTTGATGAAATTTGGTTTGGTGATGGAAAATTGCTTATAGGTCCTTCAATGTGAAGCTTGTAGAGATTAGGACACCCTGCAGAAACTTCTAGGATTGAAATATCCTCAGAACTAACATAGAACAATGACTCAAGATGAATGAATTTTGCATTAGTACTTTGGAAGACTTCTCCGAAATTCGGATCATCGATTACCAGTTTTCGTAATTCGGTTAGTTTCATGAGATCTTTAACATCACATTTATCTGCAGGGAAGTTAACTAGTGTTTGCAGGTTTTGCAGATTGGCTATGCACCATTTTTCGGCGTTGTTACCGCATGATTCAGGTAGAAATAAATGCCTCAACTTTTCCATTTTTCCTATGACATTTGGTATTTGAACGGTTGAGTTTCCTGTGAGAAGGTCTAAGGTTTGTAAGCACTTTAAATTCCCTATTGAATTTGGCAACTCGTCGATTTTCGTGTTTCGTAGACTTAGAAACCTTAAATGGATCAAGAAGCCAATTTCCTTAGGTAATTTTCCCATTTGACATTGTATTCCTTCCAAATTCATGACTCGAAGTAACCTGCATTTCTTGAAAACTGATTTCATCGAACTCCATTCGCTTAACCTAGCTGTTTTTTCATGGTAGCATAGTATAGACCTAAGATGGTGATGGGTTTTTAAGTGTCTAGGCAAGAATCTATCAATGTCTTGATCAAGATATAGCGCGATCCTTCGAACTTTACAAGGCGGTCTAGCTTTCGAGGTACTAGTTTGATCTACATTCCGCGAATCAATCTTGTCGAGAAAGTTTTCTTCATATGCCTTAGACACACATAAGTCCCTCATTAGGTTATGCATTTGAACTGTCCTAATTCTTCCGGTCGAACTCTTTTCAACTACCTGAATCATACACCTTTCGACGAGTTCTGTGAAGTAACGTTGCGCCACGTCCTCGAGAGCTTCCTCGTTGTCTCCGGCGTTTTGAACCGATGATATGATACCTTCTGCCACCCATATTCTTACTAGTTTCTTTGTTTGTATCTCTATGTTTTCAGGGAAATGTGCTAAGTGGAGAAAACATGGCTTCAATTGGTAAGGTAATTCATAATAGCTTAAAGCTAGTACTTCAGATACTCCTAAGAGTTGTTCTTTGCCTTTTGCTTTTCTAAGATGTGTGTTGATGTTCTGTCTCACTGTGTCCCATTCATAAAATGATGGCTTTGATGCTAATAGTCCTCCAAGGACTATTATGGCTAGAGGTAAACCTCCACATCTTCCAACCATTTCTCTTCCCAATTTCTCCATCTCTGTGGTAATGCTAGAGTCTGTGTGCAAAGCAAAAAAGAAAGCATAAGTTGGTAACAACATTTGAAACAAAACCAGGTTCATCAACAAGGTAAACAACTACAATGTGAATAATATTGAGCTATGTAACACCGACACCTCTAAAAAGAAGTGTGGTTGTGTCCGAAACCGATCCATacacttgtgattacgtttaGTTTACAAATTATTACCGGTGTCGACATGTGAGTGCCCGTGTTATTAGGGTTGTTCAGTATACAGTTCCATCagaaaattgaatcaaaccataggAAAAGGTCACCCGAGTCAAACCAAACCATTTCAATTAACCAAAACCGAACTGAACCAACCAAACCAAAATtataaccaaagctattggtttgGTATGCCGGTTCGGAATTCCGATTGTACCAAACCGTTAGAAAATAGTATTTTCCAAACCGAACCAATTACTAAAGAACCGAACCGTTActctttttttccataaatttttaataaaaaaatttaagcttGTTTTTAAGATTTTTCATTTTCAGTTTCGGTTCGGTTCACTAACCAAACATAATAGTTCGGTTATTTTACTTTCAATTTGATTCAGTTCGGtccaacaatttttttaaatagtctTAGGTcttgtgtttttgttgtgtttttgGTGTCAGTGCTTCGGAGATATTATTGACAGTGCATTATTGAAGTAGAGCAACTAAATCTACATACCTGGATCATCATATTTAGGAAAAGCCTTTTTCTGAAAAAGCTCCCAACTATCATCTTCATCCAAACACTTTGGCTTATGAAGATAACAACTAGGATCCATATGCAATGCAACATCAGTATTCCTAGTAGTAACCAATATTCTACTCCCAACAGCCAACAATCTCCCAGTTGGAAAACCAGGACTCAAATTATTCCAACTATCAACACTCCAAATATCATCAAGAACCACCAAACACTTCTTCTCCACTTGAACTTGATAAAGCTTTTTCGCAACCTCGTCGTCTCTCATTTCCCTAAGTTCCTCTCTTAACTCCTTAGAAGGTGACAAAAGCTTCAACAAAATCCCCTCCCAAACATCCCTTGCTTGACAATGTTGTGATATATAAGCCCAAGCAAAGCTCTCAAAACTTTGCCTAACTTTAGT contains:
- the LOC131642990 gene encoding putative disease resistance protein At1g50180 codes for the protein MAKSIVDFTVQKISDLLIEEAVFLYGVRDKVHQLRTDLRMMESYLQDADRRQEDDETLKNWISEIREVAYDSDDVIEAYALKGASRRNNMTGTFNRIKSFVSMINRLIEIHQVGSQVDDIISRITSLTRSLETFGIRRDRGEASSSLHGRQKALRRSYSHVIEEDIIGVDYDVKMLESCLVNNNNKGYKIVAIWGMGGLGKTTLAKKVYHSTKVRQSFESFAWAYISQHCQARDVWEGILLKLLSPSKELREELREMRDDEVAKKLYQVQVEKKCLVVLDDIWSVDSWNNLSPGFPTGRLLAVGSRILVTTRNTDVALHMDPSCYLHKPKCLDEDDSWELFQKKAFPKYDDPDSSITTEMEKLGREMVGRCGGLPLAIIVLGGLLASKPSFYEWDTVRQNINTHLRKAKGKEQLLGVSEVLALSYYELPYQLKPCFLHLAHFPENIEIQTKKLVRIWVAEGIISSVQNAGDNEEALEDVAQRYFTELVERCMIQVVEKSSTGRIRTVQMHNLMRDLCVSKAYEENFLDKIDSRNVDQTSTSKARPPCKVRRIALYLDQDIDRFLPRHLKTHHHLRSILCYHEKTARLSEWSSMKSVFKKCRLLRVMNLEGIQCQMGKLPKEIGFLIHLRFLSLRNTKIDELPNSIGNLKCLQTLDLLTGNSTVQIPNVIGKMEKLRHLFLPESCGNNAEKWCIANLQNLQTLVNFPADKCDVKDLMKLTELRKLVIDDPNFGEVFQSTNAKFIHLESLFYVSSEDISILEVSAGCPNLYKLHIEGPISNFPSPNQISSKLAKLKLQGSGLVVDPMTTLEKLPNLRLLELQLDSFLGKKMVCCSKGFPQLRSLVLSDLPNLEEWKMEKGAMCCLGKLEISNCTKLEVVPDGIRFVGGLKDLEIRSMFAVFRMKLEKGGDEHYKVQHVPSLVFRYCDY